A genomic segment from Glycine max cultivar Williams 82 chromosome 1, Glycine_max_v4.0, whole genome shotgun sequence encodes:
- the LOC102666194 gene encoding increased DNA methylation 1 translates to MESGVRSGGSGVVVKSRNSSGCLIVRKKGDGLSATASTSRNLYESKKRPNINVSVSSSDSGSSDELLMPPGRRLGPETIRVCNGLAASERGGSEISRKRDRVERISGSGEDIAAEKGLEQWERKRSKLDVYDFNEYDGMDVENIRRRHLDGHGGGRFMGSMHAARSGIDRDFRTGSSGRVLDKRKNSYGDKPNCLYPGDNVGHSRFKMNKDGAQVPPLSQREKFNSDESIRVQGKNGVLKVMVNKKKVGGPSEQYYDHHKPLESRLRLKTEEMAKRLKTEEAAKRLKTEGTSKRNIPIRPSSYIDKKPVDKPALHKRPEKKRIASRKSLSSKDSKGDEGDSDNSDTSLNPRIRNTEARKSVKKIISEDEQTPVHQKTPTTRTKEGKLKRGSGTEKQKLREQIREMLLNSGWTIDYRPRRNRDYLDAVYINPAGTAYWSIIKAYDALQKQLNDDADEVKPKGDSSSFAPIADEVLSQLTRKTRKKMEKELQKKKKRHDSESDSEKEPQRKRSASNKHNMNSMDSDSYEEKLSSFIKQGNKSMKNKMFENTSISARSKIQNATHHSSDGIEKSLFGCDPHIHGRKSKKHGRCTLLVRSSNKGSNSESDGFVPYTGKRTVLAWLIDSGTVELSQKVQYRRRKKVMLEGWITRDGIHCGCCSKILTVSKFELHAGSKLPQPHHNIYLESGVSLLQCQIDAWNRQEHAEKIGFHAVDIDGNDPNDDTCGICGDGGDLICCDGCPSTFHQSCLDIQMLPPGEWHCPNCTCKFCGIASGTSDKDDASVNILQTCILCEKKYHNSCTKEMNTLPNKINSSSLSFCGKECKELSEHLKKYLGTKHELEAGFSWCLIHRLDEDSEAACRGLTQRVECNSKLAIALTVMDECFLPVIDRRSGINLIRNVLYNSGSNFSRLSYSGFYTAILERGDEIIAAASIRFHGTKIAEMPFIGTRHIYRRQGMCRRLFSAIELALCSLKVEKLVIPAIAELTHTWTTVFGFTYLDESLRQEMKSLNMMVFPGIDMLQKLLVEQGNREGSEKMENGNNDFIKTKMGNRSDMGFSTPQGPRGSDDVSSNPANETNDECSDASQELYNQVLVDGIICSQSHSEEMMSDPISDKCDSPSRTSHSELEMKNKVAAAPPVDRLDSSTKCQSIYPIDSHPVDILKVQALVQETACSDPCPAEENLDKKCHSSTAMNCDSSELDINPVLDSEMADNTLPTKEVCMNDVLEVVPSGNISEDNITKGNNRNVDESSSALNHADESLFQVGSDSNGEIGCENEKDLLLNPGVASNETDFDESGVNASGDSSETVIV, encoded by the exons ATGGAATCCGGGGTGAGATCGGGTGGTTCTGGGGTTGTGGTGAAGAGCAGAAACTCATCTGGTTGTTTAATTGTGCGAAAGAAAGGGGATGGGTTGAGTGCTACCGCTTCCACCTCTCGCAATCTCTATGAATCCAAGAAAAGGCCAAACATCAACGTGTCTGTGTCCTCGAGTGATTCTGGATCAAGCGACGAGTTGCTGATGCCTCCTGGTAGAAGGCTTGGTCCCGAGACCATTCGAGTTTGCAATGGTTTGGCTGCCTCTGAGCGAGGTGGGAGTGAAATTAGTCGGAAGAGGGATAGAGTGGAACGAATAAGCGGTAGTGGGGAGGACATTGCTGCGGAGAAAGGTTTGGAGCAGTGGGAAAGGAAGCGTAGTAAGTTGGATGTGTACGATTTCAATGAATACGATGGCATGGATGTGGAGAACATAAGGAGGAGGCATTTGGATGGTCATGGGGGAGGAAGGTTTATGGGATCAATGCATGCTGCTAGAAGTGGCATTGATAGGGATTTCAGAACAGGGTCAAGTGGACGTGTTCTCGATAAGAGAAAGAACTCCTACGGTGACAAGCCTAATTGCTTGTATCCAGGGGATAATGTGGGTCACAGTAGGTTCAAAATGAACAAGGATGGAGCTCAGGTGCCTCCACTCTCACAGAGGGAGAAGTTTAATTCGGACGAGTCCATTAGGGTTCAGGGGAAGAATGGTGTTTTGAAGGTAATGGTTAATAAGAAGAAGGTGGGTGGTCCATCAGAACAGTATTATGATCATCACAAACCCTTGGAAAGCAGGCTaaggttgaagactgaagagatGGCTAAgaggttgaagactgaagaggcTGCCAAGAGGTTGAAGACTGAGGGGACTTCCAAGAGGAATATTCCAATTCGTCCTTCCTCATACATCGATAAGAAACCTGTTGATAAACCAGCATTACATAAGAGGCCAGAGAAGAAAAGGATAGCATCAAGAAAATCATTGTCAAGCAAGGATAGTAAGGGTGATGAGGGGGATTCAGATAACAGTGACACATCATTGAATCCAAGAATAAGAAATACTGAAGCTCGTAAGtctgtgaaaaaaataatctctGAGGATGAGCAGACTCCTGTGCACCAAAAAACCCCAACCACAAgaacaaaagaaggaaaactcaAGCGTGGTAGTGgtacagaaaaacaaaaactgcgggaacaaataagggagaTGCTGCTGAATTCAGGTTGGACGATAGACTATCGACCTCGGAGGAACAGAGACTACCTGGATGCTGTTTACATTAATCCAGCTGGTACAGCCTATTGGTCTATCATCAAGGCCTATGATGCTCTTCAAAAGCAATTGAATGATGATGCTGATGAGGTCAAGCCCAAAGGGGATAGTTCTTCTTTTGCTCCTATTGCAGATGAGGTTCTCAGTCAGTTAACAAGGAAAACTAGGAAGAAAATGGAGAAAGAattgcaaaagaagaagaaaaggcatGATAGTGAAAGTGATAGTGAAAAAGAGCCTCAAAGGAAAAGATCTGCCAGCAACAAGCATAATATGAATAGCATGGATAGTGATAGCTACGAGGAGAAATTAAGCTCCTTTATAAAACAGGGAAATAAgtcaatgaaaaacaaaatgtttgAAAATACCTCTATCAGTGCTCGCTCTAAAATCCAGAATGCTACCCATCACTCAAGTGATGGAATAGAAAAATCATTATTTGGATGTGATCCTCATATACATGGACGGAAGAGTAAAAAACATGGAAGATGTACTTTGTTAGTTCGCAGTTCTAACAAAGGATCAAATTCAGAATCTGATGGCTTTGTTCCATATACGGGCAAGCGGACAGTTCTTGCCTGGTTAATAGACTCTGGAACAGTAGAGTTAAGCCAAAAGGTTCAGTACCGCAGACGGAAGAAAGTCATGCTGGAGGGGTGGATCACAAGAGACGGCATTCACTGTGGCTGCTGTAGTAAGATCCTCACAGTTTCAAAGTTTGAGCTTCATGCAGGAAGCAAATTGCCACAGCCACATCACAATATATATTTGGAATCTGGAGTTTCTCTTCTACAGTGCCAGATAGATGCATGGAATAGACAAGAGCATGCTGAAAAAATTGGTTTCCATGCAGTGGATATTGATGGAAATGATCCAAATGATGATACTTGTGGTATTTGTGGAGATGGAGGGGATTTAATCTGTTGTGATGGCTGTCCATCAACATTTCATCAGAGCTGCTTGGATATACAG ATGCTTCCTCCTGGTGAATGGCATTGTCCAAATTGCACCTGTAAATTTTGTGGCATAGCCAGTGGAACTTCTGATAAAGATGATGCATCTGTGAATATCCTACAGACTTGCATCTTATGTGAGAAAAAAT ATCACAACTCTTGCACTAAGGAGATGAATACCCTTCctaataaaatcaattcatcaAGCCTTTCTTTTTGTGGGAAAGAGTGCAAAGAG CTTTCGGAACACTTGAAGAAATACCTTGGTACCAAACATGAACTAGAAGCAGGTTTTTCATGGTGTCTCATTCATAGATTAGATGAAGACTCAGAGGCAGCTTGCAGGGGACTTACCCAGAGGGTAGAATGCAATTCCAAGTTGGCCATTGCACTGACTGTGATGGATGAATGCTTTTTACCTGTTATTGATCGGAGGAGTGGGATCAATTTAATCCGTAATGTTTTATATAATAGTGG ATCAAACTTTAGTCGGTTGAGCTATAGTGGCTTTTACACTGCTATTTTGGAGAGAGGGGATGAAATCATTGCTGCAGCATCTATCAG GTTCCATGGAACTAAGATTGCAGAGATGCCATTCATTGGAACACGCCATATATATAGGCGCCAGGGGATGTGCCGCCGACTTTTTTCTGCCATTGAATTG GCCCTTTGCTCTCTGAAGGTTGAAAAACTAGTTATTCCTGCAATTGCTGAACTCACACATACATGGACAACAGTTTTTGGCTTCACATATCTAGATGAATCACTCAGGCAAGAAATGAAGTCACTGAATATGATGGTCTTCCCTGGTATAGATATGTTACAGAAGCTGTTAGTGGAACAAGGAAACCGTGAAG GTTCTGAGAAAATGGAAAATGGAAACAACGATTTTATCAAGACCAAAATGGGAAATAGGTCAGATATGGGTTTTTCAACTCCACAAGGTCCTCGTGGAAGTGATGATGTTAGTTCAAATCCTGCTAATGAGACAAATGATGAATGCAGCGATGCTTCTCAAGAACTATACAACCAAGTTTTGGTTGATGGGATTATCTGTTCCCAATCTCATTCTGAGGAAATGATGTCTGATCCAATTTCAGATAAATGTGATTCTCCTTCTAGAACTAGTCACAGTGAACTAGAAATGAAGAATAAAGTAGCGGCTGCTCCTCCTGTCGATAGATTAGATTCTTCTACCAAATGTCAATCCATTTATCCAATTGACAGTCACCCAGTAGATATTCTGAAAGTTCAAGCTTTGGTTCAGGAAACTGCTTGTTCTGATCCATGTCCAGCAGAAGAAAACCTTGACAAGAAGTGTCACTCATCCACTGCCATGAATTGTGATTCATCGGAGCTTGACATTAATCCAGTGTTGGATTCTGAAATGGCAGACAATACTCTGCCTACTAAAGAGGTTTGTATGAATGATGTTCTTGAAGTTGTTCCTTCCGGGAATATATCTGAAGATAATATTACAAAGGGGAATAATCGAAATGTAGATGAATCCAGTTCTGCTCTCAATCATGCTGATGAGAGTTTATTCCAAGTAGGATCTGATTCCAACGGTGAAATTGGGtgtgagaatgaaaaggatTTACTTTTAAACCCGGGAGTTGCTTCAAATGAAACAGATTTTGATGAAAGTGGCGTAAATGCTTCCGGTGATAGTTCCGAGACTGTCATAGTCTAA